The DNA region GCCGTCTCGGCCCAACTCGCGCCGCCGCTGCCGCTGTTGGGCGCCCTGGGACTGCTCCTCGGACTGTGGGTGGCACCCTCCATGATCACTGGCTTCACCCTGGTCGAGCTGCTGGTGCCCGCTTCCTTCCGTACGGAGGCGTTCACCTGGCTGACCGGGGCGGTGGCGCTGGGGCAGGCGTCGGGTTCGATGGCCGCAGGCCAGCTCACGGACGTCGCGGGCGCGGGCGCGGGCTTCTTCGCACCGCTCGCGGGCACGGGTCTGGCGCTGGCCGCTCTCGTCCTCTTCCGCCGTCGGCTGACCGTGGGAACGGGCCATGGCTCGTACGGGGGTGGGGTGGGTCACCGTCCAGCCGTCCCAGTGGACTGAGGCGCGGGAATGCTGCACTATGGAGCGTCGTTAGCACTCACCGAGTAAGAGTGCCAGGAGGAGAACGTGCCGACGTACCAGTACCAGTGCACCCAGTGCGGCGAGGGCCTCGAGGTGGTGCAGAAGTTCACCGACGACTCGCTTACCGAGTGCCCGAGCTGTGAGGGCCGCCTGAAGAAGGTCTTCTCGGCCGTCGGCATCGTCTTCAAGGGCTCCGGCTTCTACCGCAACGACAGCCGTAGTTCCTCCACGGGCGGAGGCAAGTCCTCGTCCGCTTCCTCGGACTCCTCGTCCTCGGGCGGCGACTCCTCTTCGAGTTCGGACTCGTCGTCCTCTTCGTCCTCGGACTCCAAGTCCGGGTCGGGTTCCTCGGACAGCGCGAAGTCGGGCTCGACGTCCGGCTCCGGCTCGTCCGGCGGCAGCGGCTCCAAGAGCACCGCGAAGGCGGGCACTTCGGCCGCCTGAGGCCCGCTCGGGCGTCCCGCTTCGATCCCGGTCAGGGCCCCGATTCCGTCGGGGCCCGGTTTTCGGCCCGCACCCGGCACCCGAGCCCCGGTCACGACCCCATCCGGGCTTTGGCCCGGGACCTGTAGTGGGCCCCGGTACGTGCCGGAGGCCGAGGCTGTACGGTCCGGCCGCGCACGCTCCGCGGCTGCCCGTAGGGTGGCCCGCATGAGTGAACAGGCAGAGATCGGCGTCATCGGCGGTTCCGGCTTCTACTCCTTCCTCGACGACGTGACCGAGGTCGCGGTCGACACCCCTTACGGAGAACCGAGCGACTCGCTCTTCATCGGCGAGCTGGCCGGGCGCCGGGTCGCCTTCCTGCCGCGGCACGGCCGCAAGCACCATCTGCCACCGCACCGGATCAACTACCGCGCCAACATGTGGGCGTTGAGCTCCGTGGGTGCGCGGCAGGTGCTGGGCCCCTGCGCCGTCGGAGGGCTCCGCCCGGAGTACGGGCCGGGCACGCTGCTCGTGCCGGACCAGCTCGTCGACCGCACCAAGTCGCGTGCGCAGACGTACTTCGACGGCGAGCCGCTGCCCGACGGCACGACTCCGCACGTCATACATGTGGCCTTCGCCGACCCCTACTGCGAGAACGGGCGCCGGGCGTCGCTGTCGGCCGCACGCGAACACGGCTGGGACGCGGTGGACGGCGGAACGCTGTGCGTGGTCGAGGGCCCGCGCTTCTCCACTCGCGCCGAGTCGCGGTGGCACGCCGCGCAGGGCTGGTCCGTGGTGGGCATGACGGGCCATCCGGAGGCCGTCCTCGCCCGCGAACTGGGGCTCTGCTATTCGTCGTTGACGCTCGTCACCGACCTGGACGCGGGCGCGGAGACCGGCGACGGGGTCTCGCACGAGGAGGTGCTCCGCGTCTTCGGTGAGAACGTCGGACGCCTGCGGAACGTGCTCTTCGACGCGGTCGCCAGGCTGCCCGAGAAGCGTGACTGCGGCTGCGCGCAGTCGCTGGGGGGAATGGACCCGGGCATCGAACTTCCGGGGGCGCTGGACTAGGAGGGCCGGAGGCTTCCGGCCGCTCGGAGGGGCCAGGGCGGTCGTCTGAGGCTGTCCGCGGCGTAGACCCGCTGGGCAGAGGGATCGGGAGTCGGGTGGCCGGGGGCCGCTACGGCTGGCGTAGGCGCTACGTGCAGTTCCCGGCGCGGGCGGCGCGAGCATGCTTCGACGCACTCGTGAGGGTGGCGGATTTGTCCACAACCACGTGGTTATCCACAGAACTGCTCTGATTTCTCCGGCGAGTTCACAAAGCGGGCAGTCTGGGCTGCGGAAGAGGAGTGACCGACGCTCCGACGCTCAGACGGCAGGCGGTGATCGTGATGGCCCGGCGACTCGGATCGCGCGGAGGCGGCGCGGGCGGCATCCATGGTGACGGTGACCACGGTTCGCGCCCTTATGAGCGGCGCGACCGCCCCGGCCCTGTTCCCGGCCGCTGCGTGGTGGCGGACATCACACCGATTCGTCCGCGATCGCGCGGCAGACACCGTCTGCGACGGATCACGCGAGGAAGGCGACGAGTCACCGCTGCGGGCCTCGCCGTAGCCGCGGCGGCGCTGTCCGGTCAGATCGCCCGTGCCGACCGTCCCGCTCCGGCACCCACCGAGAGCGCGCGGAAGCCCGCCGGTTCGCCGACTGCCGTGTCGTCACAGGCGGTTGAGCGCGCACCGGGAGCGGGACGGCGCACGGCCACGGTGTCCGTCCCCGTACGGATCGCGGACGCCGGGGCCGTACGGCTGCTGCGTCCGGGAGACCACGTCGACGTGATCTCCGGCGCGGACGGCACCGAGTCCTCCAGGGTCGTGGCCAGGGGCGCCCGGGTGGATCGGCTGCCCGGGTCCGTGGAGACTGGGCCGGTCGGTGCGGCGGACGGCGGAGCGCTCGTCGTGCTCAGGGTGCCGCGCGGGACGGCCACCGCACTCGCCGGTGCGGGAGCCGCCGGCAGGCTGGCGGTGACGCTGTGCTGAGTCCGTGCTCCCGCCGCCCAGCCCACCGCGCGTACCTCGGAAAGATCGACGAAAGACAGGTCGTAGAGCGTGGGAGCTGTGGAGAGCGAGAAGAAGAGCCTGCTGGCGGGATTCAGGGAATTCCTGATGCGGGGCAACGTGGTCGAGCTGGCGGTCGCGGTCGTCGTCGGGACGGCCTTCAGCAAGATCGTGGATTCCGTCGTCAAGGGCCTGATCAATCCGCTGGTCGGTGCGATCGGCACGAAGGACCTGGACAAGTACAGCTCCTGCCTGAAGGCGCCCTGCGAGATCAACAAGTCCACGGGCGAAGTGGTGAAGGGCGTCCCGATCAACTGGGGTCCCGTGCTCAGCGCCTCGCTGACCTTCCTGATCACCGCGGCGGTCGTCTATTTCCTCATGATCCTGCCGATGACCAGGTACAAGGAACGGCTGGCCGCACGGAAGGGCACCCCCGAGGCGCCGCCCGAGGTGAACGAGATCGATCTGCTGACGGAGATCCGCGATCTGCTCGCCGCCCAGCGCGACGGTTCGGGACCGGGGGCGGGCTCTGCCGACCCCGGGGCCACGGGCACGGAAGGCGCGCTGGGGCAGCAGCGCGACGGGGACGAGGGACGGCCGGAAGTGAGCACGGAGAAGCGGTAGTCGGGCCTGCGGCCCCCGGCGCGATCGGCGGTGCGGCGACTGACGGCGGGCCTGACGGTGGCCGGGCCGCCGCCTGTAGAGCCGCCGCTGGCCCGGGGGCCGGTGACCCTCGCATGTGCGGGTCTGGAGGGAGCGGCCCGTGCGGATGTGGGCCCGACCGATGTGGATGCGCCGGGAGCGGGCCTCACAGGTGGTGCGGCGGCTTCTCCTCCAGGAAGCGGGCCAGGTCCGCATCGGCCTTCTCCGGGCGCTCCCCCCGGGGGACCCTGCCCGTGCCGCCGTCGCCTGCCTGGCCTTCGCCCCAGCCGCTGTCGCTGTCGTCCGCGGAGCGCAGGCTCAGCGGATCGTCGAACTGGAGCCGCGCGGCGGGGTCGGCGGGCTGCTGCGAACCGGTGGTCATGCCTGAAGCCTACGGCGTCCCCCTGCGCCTGGTATCCATGCCGTATGACTCCTCAGGACGCTCTGACGGATGTGCCGGGCATGCGGGTCGGCCACGCTCAGCGGACGGAAGCCGACCGCCCCGGCTGGCTGACCGGCACGACCGTGGTGCTGGCTCCGGAGGGCGGCGCCGTCGCCGGCGTCGACTCCCGTGGCGGCGCCCCCGGCACCCGGGAGACCGACGCGCTGGACCCGCGGAACGTCGTGGAACGCATCCACGCCGTGGTACTCACCGGTGGCAGCGCCTTCGGGCTCGACTCGGCCTCGGGCGTGGTGAGTTGGCTGGAGGAGGAGGGCCGCGGTGTGCCGGTGGGGCCGGATCCGGCCCAGGTCGTTCCCGTCGTACCGGCGACGGTCCTCTTCGACCTCGGCCGTGGCGGCCGCTGGCAGGCCCGCCCGGACGCGGCGCTGGGGCGGGAAGCGGTGGAGGCCGCGGCCTCGGCGGAGCCGGGAGCGCCCGTCCCGCAGGGCAATGTCGGAGCG from Streptomyces marispadix includes:
- a CDS encoding FmdB family zinc ribbon protein, which translates into the protein MPTYQYQCTQCGEGLEVVQKFTDDSLTECPSCEGRLKKVFSAVGIVFKGSGFYRNDSRSSSTGGGKSSSASSDSSSSGGDSSSSSDSSSSSSSDSKSGSGSSDSAKSGSTSGSGSSGGSGSKSTAKAGTSAA
- a CDS encoding S-methyl-5'-thioadenosine phosphorylase, encoding MSEQAEIGVIGGSGFYSFLDDVTEVAVDTPYGEPSDSLFIGELAGRRVAFLPRHGRKHHLPPHRINYRANMWALSSVGARQVLGPCAVGGLRPEYGPGTLLVPDQLVDRTKSRAQTYFDGEPLPDGTTPHVIHVAFADPYCENGRRASLSAAREHGWDAVDGGTLCVVEGPRFSTRAESRWHAAQGWSVVGMTGHPEAVLARELGLCYSSLTLVTDLDAGAETGDGVSHEEVLRVFGENVGRLRNVLFDAVARLPEKRDCGCAQSLGGMDPGIELPGALD
- the mscL gene encoding large conductance mechanosensitive channel protein MscL, translated to MESEKKSLLAGFREFLMRGNVVELAVAVVVGTAFSKIVDSVVKGLINPLVGAIGTKDLDKYSSCLKAPCEINKSTGEVVKGVPINWGPVLSASLTFLITAAVVYFLMILPMTRYKERLAARKGTPEAPPEVNEIDLLTEIRDLLAAQRDGSGPGAGSADPGATGTEGALGQQRDGDEGRPEVSTEKR